From a single Mus caroli chromosome X, CAROLI_EIJ_v1.1, whole genome shotgun sequence genomic region:
- the LOC110287429 gene encoding CUGBP Elav-like family member 3-B: MNTVSLAVKKYNERNQFREGFKIDATKNQQDASKMFIGGLSQELSKQVLLEYLSKFGEIIDFIIKIDPHTGLSRGFGFVLFKDSATVEKVLRVKDHRVDGKKIEFKRAKALESQFPIKKVFVGGLNPRMSEEKIRAYFGTFGQIEAIELPLCSDTQERRAFGFIKYMDENPVRKVLESRYHFIGSSRCEVKIAYPKENTARQLSKSKTIPKDRTRKSVPAAELENNWRGGGSSSFHIMTNPNAQEANQDAHRAGAYTSRANSDVTLASARGFRNTSNDFQANSNVFVTNSTAFMANSNALRSSSNTVRVSRYPLEANPNTFLASQYTLGTIPNTLRTSQYTLGTYTNALGVSQYALAAYPNTFEINQYALGANQNAFGASRYSLDTNSDTFRTNHYALVANPYNTSTNHYVLATTPNVFRTSQYILGANPNASGSSQYSVGETRNNSGPNQHSFRANGNFCGAAGSGGSTGGLNFSQVYGNFLNDCNTLPAFHGSNGDYFFLYS; the protein is encoded by the coding sequence ATGAATACTGTCAGCCTCGCTGtgaaaaaatataatgaaagaaacCAATTCCGAGAAGGGTTCAAAATTGATGCCACCAAGAACCAACAGGATGCCAGTAAGATGTTCATCGGGGGACTTTCCCAAGAACTGAGTAAGCAGGTACTTCTGGAATACTTGTCTAAGTTTGGTGAGATAatagattttattataaaaatagacCCACATACAGGTCTGTCTAGAGGATTTGGATTTGTGCTTTTCAAAGACAGTGCCACAGTAGAGAAGGTGCTTCGAGTGAAAGACCACAGAGTTGATGGcaagaaaatagaatttaaaagggCTAAAGCCCTTGAATCTCAATTCCCCATCAAAAAGGTTTTTGTGGGAGGGCTGAACCCGCGGATGtctgaagaaaaaataagagCTTACTTTGGCACATTTGGGCAGATAGAGGCTATAGAGCTTCCACTGTGTTCAGATACGCAGGAAAGAAGAGCTTTCGGCTTTATCAAATACATGGATGAAAACCCCGTTAGAAAGGTCTTAGAAAGCAGGTACCATTTCATTGGCTCCAGCCGTTGTGAAGTTAAGATTGCATACCCTAAAGAAAATACTGCAAGACAACTGAGTAAAAGTAAGACTATACCTAAGGATAGGACAAGAAAATCTGTTCCAGCTGCGGAGTTAGAAAACAattggagaggaggaggcagctcaAGCTTCCACATTATGACTAACCCCAATGCTCAAGAAGCCAACCAAGATGCCCACAGAGCTGGCGCATATACTTCTAGAGCAAACTCAGATGTAACTTTGGCAAGTGCCCGTGGCTTCAGGAATACCTCCAATGATTTCCAGGCAAACTCCAATGTTTTTGTGACAAATTCAACTGCTTTCATGGCAAACAGTAATGCTTTGAGGTCAAGCTCAAATACTGTAAGGGTAAGCCGCTATCCTCTGGAGGCAAACCCAAATACCTTCTTGGCAAGTCAGTATACTCTTGGGACAATTCCAAACACCTTAAGAACAAGCCAATACACTTTGGGAACATACACAAATGCTTTAGGAGTAAGCCAGTATGCTTTGGCAGCATACCCAAATACTTTCGAGATAAACCAATATGCTTTGGGGGCAAACCAAAACGCTTTTGGGGCAAGCCGGTATAGTTTGGATACAAACTCAGATACCTTCAGGACAAACCACTATGCTCTTGTGGCAAATCCATACAATACCTCGACAAACCACTATGTTTTGGCGACAACCCCAAATGTTTTCAGGACAAGCCAGTATATTCTTGGGGCAAACCCAAATGCCTCCGGGTCAAGTCAGTATTCTGTGGGAGAAACCCGAAACAATTCTGGACCAAATCAACATAGCTTCAGAGCAAATGGAAACTTTTGTGGGGCAGCTGGAAGTGGTGGAAGCACTGGAGGACTTAATTTTTCTCAAGTATATGGCAATTTCCTGAATGACTGCAATACACTGCCAGCTTTCCATGGCTCTAATGGCGATTATTTCTTCCTATACAGTTAA